A window from Manis javanica isolate MJ-LG chromosome 10, MJ_LKY, whole genome shotgun sequence encodes these proteins:
- the ASL gene encoding argininosuccinate lyase isoform X1: MASESGKLWGGRFVGAVDPIMEKFNSSIAYDRHLWEVDVQGSKAYSRGLEKAGLLTKAEMNQILLGLDKVAKEWAQGTFKLNPNDEDIHTANERRLKELIGETAGKLHTGRSRNDQVVTDLRLWMRQNCSALLALLWELIRTLVDRAEAERDVLFPGYTHLQRAQPIRWSHWILSHAVALTRDSERLLEVQKRINILPLGSGAIAGNPLGVDRELLQAELNFGAITVNSMDATSERDFVAEFLFWASLCMTHLSRMAEDLILYGTKEFSFVQLSDAYSTGSSLMPQKKNPDSLELIRSKAGRVFGRCAGLLMTLKGLPSTYNKDLQEDKEAVFEVSDTMSAVLQVATGIISTLQIHRENMAQALSPDMLATDLAYYLVRKGMPFRQAHEASGKAVFMAETKGVALNQLSLQELQTISLLFSGDVSHVWDYGHSVEQYAALGGTARSSVDWQIGQVRALLQAQQA, translated from the exons ACCGGCACCTGTGGGAGGTGGATGTGCAGGGCAGCAAGGCCTACAGCCGGGGCCTGGAGAAGGCAGGGCTCCTCACCAAGGCCGAGATGAACCAGATACTCCTTGGCCTGGACAAG GTGGCTAAGGAGTGGGCCCAGGGCACCTTCAAACTAAACCCCAATGATGAGGATATCCACACAGCCAACGAACGGCGTCTGAAG GAGCTCATTGGTGAAACTGCGGGGAAGCTGCACACAGGACGAAGTCGGAATGACCAG gtGGTTACAGACCTCAGGCTATGGATGCGGCAGAACTGCTCAGCACTCTTGGCCCTTCTATGGGAGCTCATCAGAACTCTGGTGGACCGGGCAGAGGC GGAACGTGATGTCCTCTTCCCAGGGTACACGCACCTGCAGAGGGCTCAGCCCATCCGCTGGAGCCACTGGATCCTGAG CCATGCAGTAGCACTGACTAGAGACTCTGAGAGGCTGCTGGAGGTGCAGAAACGGATCAATATCCTGCCCCTGGGGAG TGGAGCCATTGCAGGCAATCCTCTGGGTGTGGATCGGGAGCTGCTCCAAGCAG AACTGAATTTTGGGGCTATCACTGTCAACAGCATGGATGCCACCAGCGAGAGAGACTTTGTGG CTGAGTTCCTGTTCTGGGCTTCGCTGTGCATGACCCACCTCAGCAGAATGGCTGAGGATCTCATCCTCTATGGCACCAAGGAATTCAGCTTTGTGCAGCTCTCAGATGCCTACAG CACTGGAAGCAGCCTGATGCCCCAGAAGAAAAACCCAGACAGCCTGGAGCTGATTCGGAGCAAGGCGGGGCGAGTGTTTGGGCGG TGTGCTGGGCTCCTGATGACACTCAAGGGACTTCCGAGCACCTACAACAAGGACTTACAG GAGGACAAAGAAGCCGTGTTTGAAGTGTCAGACACCATGAGTGCTGTCCTCCAGGTGGCCACAGGCATCATCTCTACACTGCAG ATTCACCGTGAGAACATGGCACAGGCTCTTAGTCCTGACATGCTGGCCACTGACCTTGCTTACTACTTGGTCCGCAAAGGG ATGCCATTCCGCCAGGCCCACGAGGCCTCTGGGAAAGCTGTGTTCATGGCCGAGACCAAGGGAGTTGCCCTCAACCAGCTGTCGCTGCAGGAGCTACAGACCATCAG TCTCCTGTTCTCAGGTGATGTGAGCCACGTGTGGGACTATGGGCACAGTGTGGAGCAATACGCTGCCCTGGGTGGCACAGCACGCTCCAGTGTCGACTGGCAGATTGGCCAGGTGCGAGCCCTGCTGCAGGCACAGCAGGCCTag
- the ASL gene encoding argininosuccinate lyase isoform X3, giving the protein MASEVAKEWAQGTFKLNPNDEDIHTANERRLKELIGETAGKLHTGRSRNDQVVTDLRLWMRQNCSALLALLWELIRTLVDRAEAERDVLFPGYTHLQRAQPIRWSHWILSHAVALTRDSERLLEVQKRINILPLGSGAIAGNPLGVDRELLQAELNFGAITVNSMDATSERDFVAEFLFWASLCMTHLSRMAEDLILYGTKEFSFVQLSDAYSTGSSLMPQKKNPDSLELIRSKAGRVFGRCAGLLMTLKGLPSTYNKDLQEDKEAVFEVSDTMSAVLQVATGIISTLQIHRENMAQALSPDMLATDLAYYLVRKGMPFRQAHEASGKAVFMAETKGVALNQLSLQELQTISLLFSGDVSHVWDYGHSVEQYAALGGTARSSVDWQIGQVRALLQAQQA; this is encoded by the exons GTGGCTAAGGAGTGGGCCCAGGGCACCTTCAAACTAAACCCCAATGATGAGGATATCCACACAGCCAACGAACGGCGTCTGAAG GAGCTCATTGGTGAAACTGCGGGGAAGCTGCACACAGGACGAAGTCGGAATGACCAG gtGGTTACAGACCTCAGGCTATGGATGCGGCAGAACTGCTCAGCACTCTTGGCCCTTCTATGGGAGCTCATCAGAACTCTGGTGGACCGGGCAGAGGC GGAACGTGATGTCCTCTTCCCAGGGTACACGCACCTGCAGAGGGCTCAGCCCATCCGCTGGAGCCACTGGATCCTGAG CCATGCAGTAGCACTGACTAGAGACTCTGAGAGGCTGCTGGAGGTGCAGAAACGGATCAATATCCTGCCCCTGGGGAG TGGAGCCATTGCAGGCAATCCTCTGGGTGTGGATCGGGAGCTGCTCCAAGCAG AACTGAATTTTGGGGCTATCACTGTCAACAGCATGGATGCCACCAGCGAGAGAGACTTTGTGG CTGAGTTCCTGTTCTGGGCTTCGCTGTGCATGACCCACCTCAGCAGAATGGCTGAGGATCTCATCCTCTATGGCACCAAGGAATTCAGCTTTGTGCAGCTCTCAGATGCCTACAG CACTGGAAGCAGCCTGATGCCCCAGAAGAAAAACCCAGACAGCCTGGAGCTGATTCGGAGCAAGGCGGGGCGAGTGTTTGGGCGG TGTGCTGGGCTCCTGATGACACTCAAGGGACTTCCGAGCACCTACAACAAGGACTTACAG GAGGACAAAGAAGCCGTGTTTGAAGTGTCAGACACCATGAGTGCTGTCCTCCAGGTGGCCACAGGCATCATCTCTACACTGCAG ATTCACCGTGAGAACATGGCACAGGCTCTTAGTCCTGACATGCTGGCCACTGACCTTGCTTACTACTTGGTCCGCAAAGGG ATGCCATTCCGCCAGGCCCACGAGGCCTCTGGGAAAGCTGTGTTCATGGCCGAGACCAAGGGAGTTGCCCTCAACCAGCTGTCGCTGCAGGAGCTACAGACCATCAG TCTCCTGTTCTCAGGTGATGTGAGCCACGTGTGGGACTATGGGCACAGTGTGGAGCAATACGCTGCCCTGGGTGGCACAGCACGCTCCAGTGTCGACTGGCAGATTGGCCAGGTGCGAGCCCTGCTGCAGGCACAGCAGGCCTag
- the ASL gene encoding argininosuccinate lyase isoform X2: MEKFNSSIAYDRHLWEVDVQGSKAYSRGLEKAGLLTKAEMNQILLGLDKVAKEWAQGTFKLNPNDEDIHTANERRLKELIGETAGKLHTGRSRNDQVVTDLRLWMRQNCSALLALLWELIRTLVDRAEAERDVLFPGYTHLQRAQPIRWSHWILSHAVALTRDSERLLEVQKRINILPLGSGAIAGNPLGVDRELLQAELNFGAITVNSMDATSERDFVAEFLFWASLCMTHLSRMAEDLILYGTKEFSFVQLSDAYSTGSSLMPQKKNPDSLELIRSKAGRVFGRCAGLLMTLKGLPSTYNKDLQEDKEAVFEVSDTMSAVLQVATGIISTLQIHRENMAQALSPDMLATDLAYYLVRKGMPFRQAHEASGKAVFMAETKGVALNQLSLQELQTISLLFSGDVSHVWDYGHSVEQYAALGGTARSSVDWQIGQVRALLQAQQA; encoded by the exons ACCGGCACCTGTGGGAGGTGGATGTGCAGGGCAGCAAGGCCTACAGCCGGGGCCTGGAGAAGGCAGGGCTCCTCACCAAGGCCGAGATGAACCAGATACTCCTTGGCCTGGACAAG GTGGCTAAGGAGTGGGCCCAGGGCACCTTCAAACTAAACCCCAATGATGAGGATATCCACACAGCCAACGAACGGCGTCTGAAG GAGCTCATTGGTGAAACTGCGGGGAAGCTGCACACAGGACGAAGTCGGAATGACCAG gtGGTTACAGACCTCAGGCTATGGATGCGGCAGAACTGCTCAGCACTCTTGGCCCTTCTATGGGAGCTCATCAGAACTCTGGTGGACCGGGCAGAGGC GGAACGTGATGTCCTCTTCCCAGGGTACACGCACCTGCAGAGGGCTCAGCCCATCCGCTGGAGCCACTGGATCCTGAG CCATGCAGTAGCACTGACTAGAGACTCTGAGAGGCTGCTGGAGGTGCAGAAACGGATCAATATCCTGCCCCTGGGGAG TGGAGCCATTGCAGGCAATCCTCTGGGTGTGGATCGGGAGCTGCTCCAAGCAG AACTGAATTTTGGGGCTATCACTGTCAACAGCATGGATGCCACCAGCGAGAGAGACTTTGTGG CTGAGTTCCTGTTCTGGGCTTCGCTGTGCATGACCCACCTCAGCAGAATGGCTGAGGATCTCATCCTCTATGGCACCAAGGAATTCAGCTTTGTGCAGCTCTCAGATGCCTACAG CACTGGAAGCAGCCTGATGCCCCAGAAGAAAAACCCAGACAGCCTGGAGCTGATTCGGAGCAAGGCGGGGCGAGTGTTTGGGCGG TGTGCTGGGCTCCTGATGACACTCAAGGGACTTCCGAGCACCTACAACAAGGACTTACAG GAGGACAAAGAAGCCGTGTTTGAAGTGTCAGACACCATGAGTGCTGTCCTCCAGGTGGCCACAGGCATCATCTCTACACTGCAG ATTCACCGTGAGAACATGGCACAGGCTCTTAGTCCTGACATGCTGGCCACTGACCTTGCTTACTACTTGGTCCGCAAAGGG ATGCCATTCCGCCAGGCCCACGAGGCCTCTGGGAAAGCTGTGTTCATGGCCGAGACCAAGGGAGTTGCCCTCAACCAGCTGTCGCTGCAGGAGCTACAGACCATCAG TCTCCTGTTCTCAGGTGATGTGAGCCACGTGTGGGACTATGGGCACAGTGTGGAGCAATACGCTGCCCTGGGTGGCACAGCACGCTCCAGTGTCGACTGGCAGATTGGCCAGGTGCGAGCCCTGCTGCAGGCACAGCAGGCCTag